In Microbacterium galbinum, a single window of DNA contains:
- a CDS encoding family 78 glycoside hydrolase catalytic domain yields the protein MKATRLRTEHLYQPLGLGTRSPRFFWNCDDGLVQTAYRIVARREGETIWDSGKVLSPSMVGVRYAGAALESRDRVEWSVSLWDQDDLEGAAASTWFEMGLLDAEEWRAQWITGDYAPKRNVRYPVDCFRRDFEATKELVGARLYISAHGLYEAHLNGARVGDFQLAPGSTDYRHRLQYQAYDVTDHIRATNELKIDLADGWYRGSIGAFGPTNVFGRRTTLLAQLEMTFTDGTRESIVTDEMFSWSNDGPLRFADLKDGEICDANKAPSYSGKAKAATAGLTPTSADNVIPRLKERFVPSLITTPSGARVLDFGQNIAGFVEFSVTARRDQSIRLRMGEILDSNGEFTQANFQLTKPTKEFGKPTEVLLMTGKTSLLRGEVQPTPKQQVEYVCAEGENHYRTRFAVFGFRYALLETDVEVSPSDFAAVAVYSDMEQTGAFECSNSQVNQLLENSRWSMKGNFLDVPTDCPTRERLGWTGDAQVFFETAAYLMDVAAFYRKWLRDLRDAQHRSGKVPAVVPYNGMAMMYDATGGSVGWADATVLVPYRLWKRYGDTDILREFYPMMSSYADYMIANTGHKSRTAAACNPFNEYVYEKGMHLGEWLEPEEFRDAVTASSRPSRTEEATAYLHFTMRHLAEIADEIGETADSQRYSEYAEGAKKAYNHLFLVGGTIDTDRQAKLVRPLALGLLDDDVAEVIGTRLVRAVESRDYRVGTGFLSTPFLLPTLTEVGRPDVAYRMLENDRSPSWLAEVKAGATTVWEDWEGKESHNHYSPGAVSQWLFDTVAGIRVAGENRFLIKPVPGGTLTHATASYISVYGRIGVMWERDGDALRVRVDVPSNTTAELQLPGLRLDLAAGSHEIVH from the coding sequence ATGAAAGCCACCAGGCTCCGCACCGAGCACCTTTATCAACCTCTTGGACTCGGTACCCGGAGTCCTCGGTTCTTCTGGAACTGCGATGACGGGCTCGTGCAAACGGCCTACCGCATCGTCGCTCGCCGAGAGGGCGAGACGATTTGGGACAGCGGAAAGGTACTGTCGCCGTCGATGGTCGGGGTGCGGTACGCGGGTGCCGCTCTCGAGAGCCGTGATCGAGTCGAATGGTCTGTCTCGCTCTGGGATCAGGACGATCTGGAGGGAGCGGCCGCATCGACCTGGTTCGAGATGGGCCTTCTGGATGCTGAGGAGTGGCGTGCCCAATGGATCACGGGTGACTACGCTCCCAAGCGGAACGTCAGGTACCCGGTGGATTGCTTCCGCAGGGACTTCGAGGCGACGAAGGAGCTGGTCGGTGCGCGCCTCTACATCTCAGCTCACGGCCTCTACGAAGCCCACCTCAACGGAGCACGCGTCGGTGACTTCCAGTTGGCTCCGGGGAGCACAGACTATCGCCATCGACTCCAGTATCAGGCCTACGATGTCACCGACCATATTCGGGCCACCAACGAGTTGAAGATCGATCTCGCCGATGGGTGGTACCGAGGCTCGATCGGCGCATTCGGTCCCACCAACGTGTTCGGCCGTCGCACAACGCTGCTCGCGCAGTTGGAGATGACGTTCACTGATGGGACTCGCGAGAGCATTGTCACCGACGAGATGTTCTCCTGGAGCAACGATGGCCCGCTCCGCTTCGCCGATTTGAAGGACGGTGAGATCTGCGACGCGAACAAGGCGCCGTCCTACAGCGGCAAGGCGAAGGCCGCCACCGCGGGACTCACGCCGACAAGCGCGGACAATGTCATCCCCCGGTTGAAAGAGCGGTTCGTCCCGAGCCTGATCACGACTCCGAGCGGCGCCAGAGTGCTCGACTTCGGTCAGAACATCGCGGGTTTCGTGGAGTTCTCGGTGACGGCGCGACGAGATCAGAGCATTCGACTGCGTATGGGCGAGATTCTCGACAGCAATGGGGAGTTCACGCAGGCGAACTTTCAACTGACTAAGCCCACGAAGGAGTTCGGGAAGCCCACCGAGGTGCTGCTCATGACGGGCAAGACGAGCCTCCTGCGCGGCGAAGTTCAGCCCACTCCGAAACAGCAGGTCGAATACGTCTGCGCGGAGGGCGAGAACCACTATCGAACGAGGTTCGCCGTGTTCGGATTCCGTTATGCGCTCCTCGAAACCGATGTCGAGGTATCGCCGTCGGATTTTGCCGCTGTCGCGGTCTACTCGGATATGGAGCAGACGGGAGCCTTCGAATGCTCCAACTCGCAGGTGAATCAACTTCTGGAGAACAGTCGGTGGAGCATGAAAGGGAACTTCCTCGACGTTCCGACAGATTGCCCCACGCGTGAACGCCTCGGGTGGACCGGCGATGCGCAGGTGTTCTTCGAGACGGCGGCTTATCTGATGGATGTCGCAGCGTTCTACCGGAAGTGGCTCCGCGATCTGCGTGACGCGCAGCATCGGTCCGGCAAAGTCCCCGCGGTTGTGCCATACAACGGAATGGCGATGATGTACGACGCGACCGGCGGATCTGTCGGGTGGGCCGATGCGACTGTTCTCGTTCCGTATCGCTTGTGGAAGCGTTACGGCGACACCGACATTCTGCGCGAGTTCTACCCGATGATGAGCTCGTACGCGGACTACATGATCGCGAACACTGGCCACAAGAGCAGGACTGCCGCGGCTTGCAACCCTTTCAACGAGTATGTCTACGAGAAGGGGATGCACCTGGGGGAGTGGCTAGAGCCCGAGGAGTTCCGCGACGCGGTGACAGCCAGCTCTCGACCGTCGAGGACCGAAGAAGCGACGGCGTACCTGCACTTTACGATGCGTCATCTCGCCGAGATCGCAGACGAAATCGGCGAAACAGCGGACAGCCAGCGATACAGCGAGTATGCCGAGGGAGCGAAGAAGGCATACAACCACCTGTTCTTGGTGGGCGGGACGATCGATACCGACCGTCAGGCGAAACTCGTTCGCCCCCTCGCGCTCGGGCTGCTCGACGACGATGTGGCCGAAGTCATCGGGACGCGTCTGGTTCGCGCGGTAGAGAGTCGCGACTACCGAGTGGGGACCGGATTCCTCTCCACCCCGTTCCTACTCCCGACCCTGACTGAAGTTGGTCGACCCGATGTCGCATACCGCATGCTCGAGAACGATCGTTCGCCGAGTTGGCTCGCCGAGGTGAAAGCCGGCGCAACCACTGTCTGGGAGGACTGGGAAGGTAAAGAGAGTCACAACCATTACTCCCCTGGCGCGGTCAGTCAATGGTTGTTCGACACAGTCGCGGGAATCCGGGTCGCTGGCGAGAACCGATTCCTGATCAAGCCGGTTCCAGGAGGCACCCTCACGCATGCAACTGCGTCCTACATCAGCGTCTACGGACGAATAGGCGTCATGTGGGAGCGCGATGGAGACGCACTGCGGGTTCGCGTCGATGTTCCGTCGAACACGACTGCCGAGTTGCAACTCCCCGGACTCAGGCTCGACCTGGCCGCAGGATCACACGAAATCGTTCACTGA